ATCATCAGACCAATGGAATAAATGGACATCAGGGCCAGAAGGATGACGACGCTTTTGGCCAGGTAGCCCATAGAGGTCCAAAGGTGTACTATTCCAAATTCCATAACGTTCCTCCTAAACCGATTAACGAAGTGTAAAGTTTACAGTCACGGTAAAGTATACCTTAACAGGACGACCGTTCAATGTTGCCGGCTGGTATTTCCACTGTCTCACTGCATTTACAGCGGCTTGATCCAGAATCGGATGCAAAGCGCGCAAGACTTTTACTTCTTCAACGCTTCCCGTTTTCGTAATGACCGCTTCCAGAATAACGATACCCTGAATGCGTGCCTTACGTGCGATTTCCGGATACGGTGGTTCTACTTTTTTTACTAATACAGGCTGCTTTACTTCAGCCGTAATCCGCATCGGAACTTCTTCGGCACCGGGCGTGCCTCCAATAACTCCGCCAAGAACGCCACCTGTAACACCACCTTCTACTCCGCCTTCCACACCACCTTCCACTCCGCCTTCAACGCCAGTGTCTTCATCCTCAGACATATCTTCGGGTGTCGGTAATTCTTCCGGTATGTCAACCGGTTGAAATTCTTTTGTTGGCTCAACTGGTTTGATTTCCTCTTTTGGCTTCACCTCTTTCTTCTTAGGAGCTGCCGGAGGAGGCGGCGGTGGTGGCGGTGGAGCTGAAAACAGAGTAACCGGGATCGGCGGCGGCTGGACGGCTTCCACAAACCAGTAAGACGCACCGATAATAATGGCTATAGCAACGCCATGTAAAAACATCGAGAGCGGAACGGTTAACCATTTTCGTTTCCCTTCCGTTGTTCCTCTCGATTCAATTAATGTTTTTTCCCACATAGAAAAACCTCCTTTATGAGGGCTGATTTGCCGCCGAGCGCAATGCCACGGCCTTCTGCTGAAATTCCTTCGCTTTCTCAAGCAGCGCGTTATATTCTTCTACCCTATCTTCAGGCACAGTTGCCGGATCTAACGAAATCAATTTCGCTTTTTCCCGTAACAAAAGGTTCATGTAGAGATAGGCGTCCGCATATTTGGAATTGATCCTAATGGCTTTTTCGAGAGCCGCCATACCGGATTTGATAACTCGCTCCCGTTCCTCAGGTGTGATGTCAGCAAACTTGTAGGATTTCTCCCAGCAGATAACCCCAATAATATAATAGGCTTCCGCATTATTTGGTTCAACTTGCGCGCGCCGTTCATACCATTTTAACGCCTCATCAAATTTGCCGGATTGCGCGTAAAGAAAAGCCAGTTTCTGCATGAAAGCGGTATTTGTATTGTCGCGGGCGAGCTGTTCCTCAAAGTATTTGATGGCATCATCCTTCCGGTCCGCATTCAGATACATATTGATCAAATACTCATTTACTTTCGTATCATCAGGATTGCTTTTTTGATATTCTTTGAACGAAGCGATCGCTCTATCCACGTATTCGAGGTCTTTCGGATGGGTAGAGCCGGGAACATAGAGGGCCATGTAGCTTAGGCCCAGATTCAAGTGGACCGTATCCAGGCCCGGATCCTTTTCCAGAGCTGATTTATAGGCCTTAATTGCGTCTTCGTACTTTCTTGCTTTGTAATAATCATTTCCTTTTTTGACTTCCATTTTTGCCTGGAATCGTTTACAGGAAATAAATGTAAGGGATACGAAAAAGACAAGAAAAAGCGATACGATATTTCTTCGATTCATAAGCTCCATCCTTGAAGGCAACTCCCCCTCGCCCTTCTGACCTGTTTGGACTTTTTGAGCCAGAAGCTGGGGAAAAAAGAACTCTTTTGGCCCGGCCGTCCCTGGCGAGGACAATGGAAAACCTGCTGTATATTTATACTCGAGACAGTTCAATTGTCAATATGCCTCTTCAGGAAGATTCATGTATTTTGGACACAGTAAAAGAGGAAAAGTTCCTGTCTGATTTCATTTTTAATTGGTTTGCGTAGATTTCCCGGATTTTCTTCAATATTTCCTGATATTCATAAGAGCGGTAATCGGGATACGTCCAATCCAATGTCTGGATTTTTCTTCTCTCGAAGAGTAATTCTTGCTGCGCAAAAACTCCTTTCCCCAGGTAAATCCGGTGGGCATAGTTCTTGGAGGTGGCAAGAATGAAAGCGGTCAGGCTTAAGTAGCCCGGATCAATATTGAGGACCCTCTTTTCCGTGTCCAGCTGCGAGTATTTTTCTTCGAGAGAGTTTGTCCAAACCTTAATGACCGCCAGGTCTGCCGGATCTACCAGTCGTGAAAAACTGATAAAACGGCGCATCAGAGGTTGCCCCATTTCTTTGAAATAATAGTCCGTGAAGTGAAATTCCAATGGATTCGATTGATAATCAATCTCTCCAAATTCAGTTTCGAAATCAGTTAGAGCCTGTTTGCACCACTTTTCTTCCTTATATAAGAGACCGCAGATGAGCTTTACGGGCAGTGGAACATCGAACTTCTTCATGTTTCGTTTAACGATTTCAGTAACCTGGAAACGGTATCGTAGAGATCTCCGTGCCGGTGGAGTTCAGATATAAGAGCGATCCCGTCGACCCCTGCGGCGAGAAGTTCCGCGAAGTGATCCTGGCGAATGCCACCAATTGCGACCACTGGTTTGGATTTCCCTTTGAGTAAAGGGATGATACCGGGTATTCCCAAAGCCGGATTAGAGCTCCGTTTGGTGTGAGTTTCATAAACCGGACCAACCGCAATATAGTCGATTGGAAGCCGGTTCGCAAGCTCAAACTGTGCCTTATTGTGAGTAGAAAGACCCAGGATTTTTCGGTCTAATAGCGGACGAGCTTGTTCAACAGGAAAATCTTCCTGGCCAAGGTGAACACCCGACGTTTCCGTAATCAGAGCTATATCGACCCAATCGTTCACAAGACAAGAAACTTGATTCTCCTTGCATAGCGAGGCAAGATCAACTACCAGCTCGTAAATCGCGCGTTTTGGTAAATTTTTTGCGCGCAACTGGAGAATTTTAGCCCCAGCCCGGATGATTTTGCGTGCGTCCTGTAAGGGATCTTCGCTGAAATCAGTATCCAGAATCGGATACAAAAATGGAGCACGCGGAAGACCGACAATCATTTTCAACGCAAAGACGCCAAGGCGCAAAGAAAAAATGATTTAATTCTTTGGCGTCTTCGCGTCTTTGCGTTAAAGGACTCGCGAAACACCGGCGGGTTCTGAGAAGAGAGTGGTACGGCGCTCTTTGGCATCATAACGTCGCATGAAATTTGTATCAATGTCGCCACGCACGAAATCTTCATCTTCAAGAACTTTCTTGTGAAGCGAAAGGTTTGTTTTAATCCCTTCCACAATCATCATGTCGAGCGCGCGCTTCATGCGCGATATCGCCGCTTTTCGGTGCGGCGCATGCACAATTACTTTGGCGATCATCGAATCGTAATAGCGAGGAATCACACCTTCAGCATAGGCTGCAGTATCCACTCTGACACCGGGTCCGCCGGGAACGTGAAATGCTGTAATCTTCCCTGGTGAGGGTTGAAACGTGACCGGATCTTCCGCATTGATGCGGCACTCGATTGCATGGCCACGAAATTCAACATCTTCCTGTGAAAAAGGAAGTTCACGTCCCGCAGCAATACGCATTTGGAGGTATAGCAAATCCAAACCGGTTACCATTTCCGTTACAGGATGTTCGACCTGAATGCGAGTATTCATTTCGAGAAAATAGAAATTGCCGGTTGCGTCTACAAGAAACTCGACTGTTCCTGCGTTCACATAATCGACGGCGCGAGCAACTCGAAGAGCCGCATCTCCCATTTGCATTCGCAATTCCTGATTCATTCGTACGGAAGGAGATTCTTCGATCATCTTCTGGTGCCTTCGCTGAACGGAGCATTCACGCTCACCCAAATGCACAAGATTTCCTTGCTCATCAGCCAAGACCTGAAATTCAATATGTCTTGGCCTTTGCATATACTTTTCCAGATACAGCTCAGGGACGCCAAAAGCGCTTGCCGCTTCTCTTTGCGCCATCCGGAATGCAGTGCTCAATTCAGTGGAATTTTCCACAACGCGCATTCCGCGGCCTCCACCGCCGGCTACTGCTTTCAAGATGATCGGAAAACCCAGATCCTCGGCTATCTGCAACGCATGCTCTTCCGATGTGATGACTCCATCCGATCCTGGAATGATCGGGACTCCGGCTTCGTTCGCAATTCTGCGCGCTTCCGCCTTATCGCCCATCAACCGGATCGCGTGTGGACGCGGCCCGATAAACTTGATGTTGCACGTTTCGCAAATCTCTGCAAAATTCGCATTCTCCGAAAGGAAACCATAGCCCGGATGCACGGCGTCCACTCCTGTAATTTCCGCGGCGGAAATGATATTGGGAATATTCAAATAGCTGCCCGTGCTTTCCGGAGGACCGATGCAGATGTCTTCATCCGCAAAGCGAACATGCAGGGAGTTGCGATCCGCTTCGGAATAAACGGCAACGGTGCTGATCCCCAGCTCTTTGCACGCAAGAATGATACGTAATGCGATTTCACCGCGATTCGCTATGAGTACCTTATTAAACATTTTTTTCACCGCAGAGAACGCCGAGACCGCGGAGGATTTTAGAAAATTCTCTTAAGGAACCCTGCGCTCTCTGCGTCCTCTGCGGTAAAAAAATCATACTGGTTTGATGCTGAAGAGGAGCTCTCCGAACTCCACCGGTTGTCCGTTCGATACATGGATTGCGCGAATTTCTCCTTCCACATCGGACTCTATTTCATTCATGATTTTCATTGCTTCCACAATACATAACACCTGATTTTGCCGAACATGGTCCCCCACTTCAACGAAAGCTGAAGATCCGGGACTGGAGGAACGGTAAAAGGTTCCAACAATAGGAGAACGAACTTCGTGAAAGTTTTCCTGTTCTCCGATCGCGACCGGTTCCGGCCGCGCTTCAGGTGATTGTGTAATCACCACCTGTTCTTCACCATTGCCGGCAGAGATACGGACTGGTGTTTCCTCAATGATGTTACCCTGACGGATTCGCAATCGATAATCTGCTTTACGAAATTCAAACTCAGTTACGTTGCTCTCCCGCAATAAGCGGATCAATTCCTTCAATTCTTCAAGATTTAGATCAACGCGTTCATCGGACATTAGACAAATTCCTTTTCCAGCACATATTTCGCTTTCTTTAATTCGAAGCGGGCGCGTCCCATATTTCCATCCGCCGGTAAAACTAATAGTAAGAAATACTGAGAAGTAATGCTCTTTGTTAAAAGAATCATTTTGTCCGACAGAATTAGAATTTCATCGACGCTTCCTGCGTTTACTTCCCCCGTGGACGCAGCTGTGACCTTCACAACCGTTGTAAATTCAGCGGTTACGGCATCCATGTTGAAGGTCTCATCCCGGACGACTTTCTCTACAGGCAGACCGTCCATTCCCATTAAAAAGATACAATGCATATTTTGAAACCGGTCTGCTATCTCCCTGAGCGTTTCTAAAAACATAACCCCCTGCCTAGTCGCGTTCGCGACGGATCGTCGTTAGCCAGTTTTCAAGCGTTGTAATCTTGCGCCTACGCGCTTCATCCCGGCGGGCCAACTCTTCTATAACCGCAGATTCCATTCCTTTTGGTTGCTCAGGCTGAACAACCAGAACCTCTTCTTCCTGATAAACAGGCTCTTCTGCAACTTCAGGACTAAGCTCTTTTAGTCGCTGAAGGATTTGCAAATTTCCGGGATCATTCAGCAGAAGTCTTTGATAGACTTTGACCGCCTTATCAACCAGGCCTTGACTCAAATACAGTTCGGCGAGCGTTTCCGTTGTGAGCTCTTCGGCGTCTTCAATCTCCGCTTCTTCCCCTTCATCGATTGGTTGTGTCCGGTCCGTCTGCGCATCCCTTACCATCACTTCTTCCCGTTCAAATTCGGAATCGTCCATCAGTTCAGATTCCAATTCATCGAACTGATGCTCTTCAACCGTCATGCTGTCACCTGCCAGCAGCAAGCCGGCGAGGCTAGATAGTTCCTCTGATTGATCGATTTCTTCCGATTGTTGCGCTTGAATCTGTGCCTTGTACTCTTCTACAATTTCCGGATGTTCCAAAATCAGTGTGTCTGAAGCCATCTCAGACTCCTCCACACTCTCGAGTTCCTCCACCGACGGTAAAACCGGCTCTTCCTCAGTTGCGGAACTCTTGACTTCCTCTACTGCAGCGACTGCTTCCTGCCTTGTTGCTTCCGCTGTATTTACGGGCACTTCTGTTTTTTCCAGGAATTCGGGGATCCGCATCTGAATTGTTGGCGCGTAGCTTTCCTCATCGGCTATAACCGGTTCTGTGCGCTCCACAGATGGTTTAGTCACTTCCACAAATGGTTTCGGTAGAGGGGGCGGTTCAGGAACTGGTCCCGGTTTCCTAATCTCTGACTCCAGTCTTTTGATTAGAGTAACCACTTCCTCGTCAGACGGATTCAACATCTGCACGATCCGGTACCGCTTTAGCGCCTCTGTAGGATGATCCATAAACATGTAAATGTCACCCAGGAGCTTATTGGCAAGCAGGTTATCGGGAACGGCCTGAATCACTTTCTCCAGTTCTTCCCTTGCCAGCTCGGCTTTGCCAATCTGATGGTAAACCCGACCCAGAGTCACTCTCGCCGACCAATAGCTGGGATGACGAGACAAACCTTCTTTCAATATCCGGAGAGCGTCTTCTAGATTCCCTTCTTTTCGATGCTCCTCGGCTAACTGAAAGAAAATCGTGGAATTGGGAGCTTTGTCCAGTTTTTTTTGAAGTTTTTCTATGGATTTTGTCATTGACGGCATAGGACTATTCGAGGACTGCAAAATCGAAGCATTTTCCGGCCTCGAGCCAGGAAAACACTTCGCCCTTCAGGTAGTTAAAAATTATACTTTGAAAAGCATCCACTAATCAAACGTACGGGGCCACCGCCTCACGGAATCACGAAATCGTCACTGCAGACGGCAGTGTCCCCTTCATCATCTGTAATTGTTAAGATTACAGTATAGGTATCGGCTACATCATAGACGTGGTTGACGATCTGCCCGGTGTCCGTTTCTCCGTCACCAAAGTCCCATTGAAAAGTAACTATTGATTCTCCGTTTTCATCCGTGTCTTCGCTTGCTGAAGCATCAAAAGTCGCTGTTAAAGAACCTGAATTGGTGCGCTCAAAAGCACAGAAAGGCTCTGTACCGACAAACGAAACGTTCACCGTGGCGGTGCAGCTACTGCTAAGCCCCTGATCGTCGGTGACCGTATGACGCACGATGAAGCTTCCTGCCGACGTATAAGTATGAGTGGTGGAGAATCCGGTGGCTGTGTTCGAATCGCCGAAGTCCCAATCCGACTGCTGGATCGTCCCATCCGGATCGGTGCTTGTATCCGCAAACGAAACCTGCTCTCCTACATCCGGATCTGTCGGCGCAACATCAAAGCCACAAACAGGAGGTTCACCTTCTTGCACGGTGATCTCGATCGGAG
Above is a genomic segment from bacterium containing:
- a CDS encoding energy transducer TonB, with translation MWEKTLIESRGTTEGKRKWLTVPLSMFLHGVAIAIIIGASYWFVEAVQPPPIPVTLFSAPPPPPPPPPAAPKKKEVKPKEEIKPVEPTKEFQPVDIPEELPTPEDMSEDEDTGVEGGVEGGVEGGVEGGVTGGVLGGVIGGTPGAEEVPMRITAEVKQPVLVKKVEPPYPEIARKARIQGIVILEAVITKTGSVEEVKVLRALHPILDQAAVNAVRQWKYQPATLNGRPVKVYFTVTVNFTLR
- a CDS encoding tetratricopeptide repeat protein; its protein translation is MNRRNIVSLFLVFFVSLTFISCKRFQAKMEVKKGNDYYKARKYEDAIKAYKSALEKDPGLDTVHLNLGLSYMALYVPGSTHPKDLEYVDRAIASFKEYQKSNPDDTKVNEYLINMYLNADRKDDAIKYFEEQLARDNTNTAFMQKLAFLYAQSGKFDEALKWYERRAQVEPNNAEAYYIIGVICWEKSYKFADITPEERERVIKSGMAALEKAIRINSKYADAYLYMNLLLREKAKLISLDPATVPEDRVEEYNALLEKAKEFQQKAVALRSAANQPS
- a CDS encoding DUF4416 family protein, whose translation is MKKFDVPLPVKLICGLLYKEEKWCKQALTDFETEFGEIDYQSNPLEFHFTDYYFKEMGQPLMRRFISFSRLVDPADLAVIKVWTNSLEEKYSQLDTEKRVLNIDPGYLSLTAFILATSKNYAHRIYLGKGVFAQQELLFERRKIQTLDWTYPDYRSYEYQEILKKIREIYANQLKMKSDRNFSSFTVSKIHESS
- the thiE gene encoding thiamine phosphate synthase produces the protein MIVGLPRAPFLYPILDTDFSEDPLQDARKIIRAGAKILQLRAKNLPKRAIYELVVDLASLCKENQVSCLVNDWVDIALITETSGVHLGQEDFPVEQARPLLDRKILGLSTHNKAQFELANRLPIDYIAVGPVYETHTKRSSNPALGIPGIIPLLKGKSKPVVAIGGIRQDHFAELLAAGVDGIALISELHRHGDLYDTVSRLLKSLNET
- the accC gene encoding acetyl-CoA carboxylase biotin carboxylase subunit is translated as MFNKVLIANRGEIALRIILACKELGISTVAVYSEADRNSLHVRFADEDICIGPPESTGSYLNIPNIISAAEITGVDAVHPGYGFLSENANFAEICETCNIKFIGPRPHAIRLMGDKAEARRIANEAGVPIIPGSDGVITSEEHALQIAEDLGFPIILKAVAGGGGRGMRVVENSTELSTAFRMAQREAASAFGVPELYLEKYMQRPRHIEFQVLADEQGNLVHLGERECSVQRRHQKMIEESPSVRMNQELRMQMGDAALRVARAVDYVNAGTVEFLVDATGNFYFLEMNTRIQVEHPVTEMVTGLDLLYLQMRIAAGRELPFSQEDVEFRGHAIECRINAEDPVTFQPSPGKITAFHVPGGPGVRVDTAAYAEGVIPRYYDSMIAKVIVHAPHRKAAISRMKRALDMMIVEGIKTNLSLHKKVLEDEDFVRGDIDTNFMRRYDAKERRTTLFSEPAGVSRVL
- the accB gene encoding acetyl-CoA carboxylase biotin carboxyl carrier protein, with amino-acid sequence MSDERVDLNLEELKELIRLLRESNVTEFEFRKADYRLRIRQGNIIEETPVRISAGNGEEQVVITQSPEARPEPVAIGEQENFHEVRSPIVGTFYRSSSPGSSAFVEVGDHVRQNQVLCIVEAMKIMNEIESDVEGEIRAIHVSNGQPVEFGELLFSIKPV
- a CDS encoding tetratricopeptide repeat protein — translated: MTKSIEKLQKKLDKAPNSTIFFQLAEEHRKEGNLEDALRILKEGLSRHPSYWSARVTLGRVYHQIGKAELAREELEKVIQAVPDNLLANKLLGDIYMFMDHPTEALKRYRIVQMLNPSDEEVVTLIKRLESEIRKPGPVPEPPPLPKPFVEVTKPSVERTEPVIADEESYAPTIQMRIPEFLEKTEVPVNTAEATRQEAVAAVEEVKSSATEEEPVLPSVEELESVEESEMASDTLILEHPEIVEEYKAQIQAQQSEEIDQSEELSSLAGLLLAGDSMTVEEHQFDELESELMDDSEFEREEVMVRDAQTDRTQPIDEGEEAEIEDAEELTTETLAELYLSQGLVDKAVKVYQRLLLNDPGNLQILQRLKELSPEVAEEPVYQEEEVLVVQPEQPKGMESAVIEELARRDEARRRKITTLENWLTTIRRERD